A part of Citrifermentans bremense genomic DNA contains:
- a CDS encoding MXAN_5187 C-terminal domain-containing protein, with protein MGIPEDIARLEIDLRELIIKYEQYFFGIEKREPLRLLDTVERAVRRYQNVSIPNTSQRFKYESLVSTLSVHKQKWTRTNRLIEEGKFQRDRFRMSLHQKASPKEQAAVPSQPTHDPHLETVYQQYIDARRACNLPVENVTREKVAEAIKRQKPALMEKYRCKDVDFVVVIEGGKPSLKARPKNS; from the coding sequence ATGGGGATTCCAGAGGACATTGCGCGGCTGGAAATCGATCTGCGCGAGCTCATCATCAAGTACGAGCAGTACTTCTTCGGCATCGAGAAGAGGGAACCGCTCAGACTGCTCGATACGGTGGAGCGCGCGGTGAGGCGCTACCAGAACGTGAGCATCCCCAACACCAGCCAGAGGTTCAAGTACGAGTCGCTGGTCTCCACCCTGAGCGTCCACAAGCAGAAGTGGACCCGCACCAACCGCCTCATCGAGGAAGGGAAGTTCCAGCGTGACCGCTTCAGGATGTCGCTGCACCAGAAGGCAAGTCCCAAGGAGCAGGCGGCAGTCCCCTCGCAGCCGACCCACGACCCGCATCTGGAAACGGTCTACCAGCAGTACATAGATGCCCGCCGGGCCTGCAACCTCCCGGTCGAGAACGTCACCCGAGAAAAGGTCGCCGAGGCGATCAAAAGGCAGAAACCCGCCCTCATGGAAAAGTACCGCTGCAAGGACGTCGACTTCGTCGTAGTGATCGAGGGGGGAAAACCCTCGCTCAAGGCCCGCCCGAAAAATTCATGA
- a CDS encoding B12-binding domain-containing radical SAM protein, with protein sequence MKITLVAIHPERSPQAVPLACAFLKEALLADAALRGSLEVEVLEFFLGDDPARCAESIAFSQPQLVAFSVYVWSRESAIETARELRARVPGVVICAGGAEPTANPAGILETGLFDFLVRGEGEGPFLQAVKLVAEGAMPKGVPGVVLPGEAPGALPAPLDLEQIPSPYLSGQLDPTVPGGALWQLSRGCDFACAFCYDHKGNGGVRRFPLQRIEAELRLFARLQVPQVFVLDSTFNKVPQRAKEILRLIRKLAPRVHFHFEVRSEFIDAEMAELFASITCSLQIGLQSADPAVLRGVGRGFDRDDFVMRASLLNRTGAIFGFDLIYGLPGDSLKLFRSSLDFALSLYPNHLDIFPLAVLPGTRLNGKAEALGLKHLEVPPYTVLSTPTFSAQELKEASSLAAACDVFYSRGKAVAWFNAVASAVKLSPSAFLSCFARLLGERGEKGEKEIAEGEIWGLQRDFLTLLFQQKKKGRLLPVALDLADYHHYYGEALLAAPLAPARKPRSSDLLQKPLTLSAAATIARFNYEILDLLEAGEFDLREFAECFEAAGSCAIVYPAQGEVATESVSPEYFELLRSLNGKRSAGEICKKLGLPLSDALPFLEFLVTEGIATFANPLMSGS encoded by the coding sequence ATGAAAATAACGCTGGTAGCCATACATCCCGAGCGCTCGCCGCAGGCAGTGCCGCTCGCCTGCGCCTTTCTCAAGGAGGCGCTCCTTGCCGACGCAGCTTTGCGCGGGAGCCTCGAGGTCGAGGTCCTTGAGTTCTTCCTGGGGGACGACCCGGCGCGCTGCGCCGAGAGCATCGCTTTTAGCCAGCCGCAGCTGGTCGCCTTCTCGGTCTACGTCTGGAGCCGGGAGAGCGCCATCGAGACGGCGCGCGAGCTCCGCGCCCGGGTGCCGGGTGTGGTCATCTGCGCCGGTGGTGCCGAGCCTACGGCCAACCCGGCGGGCATCTTGGAGACCGGTCTCTTCGACTTCCTCGTCCGCGGCGAGGGGGAGGGTCCCTTCCTGCAGGCGGTCAAGCTCGTCGCTGAAGGAGCGATGCCGAAGGGGGTGCCGGGCGTGGTCCTGCCCGGGGAGGCGCCAGGAGCGCTCCCCGCTCCGCTCGATCTGGAACAGATCCCCTCCCCGTACCTTTCCGGACAACTCGACCCGACCGTCCCTGGCGGCGCCCTCTGGCAGCTCTCTCGCGGGTGCGACTTCGCCTGCGCCTTCTGCTACGACCACAAGGGAAACGGCGGGGTGCGGCGCTTTCCGCTCCAGCGGATCGAGGCGGAGCTCAGGCTTTTCGCCCGACTCCAGGTCCCCCAGGTTTTCGTGCTGGACTCCACCTTCAACAAGGTCCCGCAACGAGCGAAAGAGATCCTGCGCCTGATCAGGAAACTGGCGCCCAGGGTGCACTTCCACTTCGAGGTGCGCAGCGAGTTCATCGACGCCGAGATGGCGGAACTCTTCGCCTCCATCACCTGCTCGCTGCAGATCGGCCTGCAAAGCGCGGATCCGGCGGTGCTGCGCGGGGTAGGGCGCGGCTTTGACCGCGACGACTTCGTCATGCGCGCCTCGCTTTTGAACCGCACCGGCGCCATCTTCGGCTTCGACCTCATCTACGGCCTTCCCGGCGACAGCTTGAAGCTCTTCCGCTCCTCGCTGGACTTCGCCCTCTCGCTCTACCCGAACCACCTGGACATCTTCCCGCTCGCCGTGCTCCCCGGCACCCGGCTCAACGGCAAGGCGGAGGCGCTGGGGCTCAAGCACCTTGAGGTCCCCCCCTACACGGTCCTCTCCACCCCGACCTTTTCGGCGCAAGAGCTGAAAGAGGCCTCAAGCCTCGCGGCCGCCTGCGACGTCTTCTACAGCCGCGGCAAGGCGGTGGCCTGGTTCAACGCGGTCGCCTCGGCGGTGAAGCTCTCACCGAGCGCCTTCCTCTCCTGTTTTGCGCGCCTTCTGGGGGAACGGGGGGAGAAGGGGGAAAAGGAGATCGCGGAAGGTGAGATCTGGGGGCTGCAGCGTGATTTCTTGACCCTCCTCTTCCAGCAGAAGAAAAAGGGACGCCTGCTCCCGGTGGCGCTCGACCTCGCCGACTACCACCACTACTACGGGGAGGCGCTCCTCGCGGCGCCCCTTGCGCCTGCCCGCAAGCCGCGCAGCTCCGACCTTTTGCAGAAACCGCTCACGCTTTCCGCGGCCGCCACCATCGCGCGCTTCAATTACGAGATCCTGGACCTCCTTGAGGCGGGCGAGTTCGACCTGCGCGAGTTCGCGGAGTGCTTCGAGGCGGCTGGCTCCTGCGCGATCGTCTACCCTGCCCAGGGTGAAGTGGCGACCGAGTCGGTGTCGCCGGAATACTTCGAACTGTTGCGCTCTTTGAACGGCAAACGGAGCGCTGGCGAGATCTGCAAGAAGCTGGGGCTCCCCCTCTCGGACGCACTTCCTTTCCTGGAGTTCTTGGTCACCGAGGGGATCGCCACCTTTGCGAACCCTCTCATGTCCGGCAGCTAA
- a CDS encoding cytochrome c3 family protein — MVHVFTRLIPLLLLLLLTQPAFAAQGLAIDPATCLGCHGDKISAEKMAVSVHGKNGCTSCHVEIVELAKHMKGEIKVGKVQCVRCHKKEAAEHALSVHAEKGVQCAGCHTDMHSHTSWNKDKRRVLAKCVQCHSDEKGFLTSVHGKGVLAGNQDSAACNDCHNLHEIKALGDPNSHTNREFHTKVCLRCHADEKLVERNHISEVAVKSYMESYHGKNYRLGYPEKVAGCADCHTAHGILPSKDPNSSVNENNLVKTCSKCHDKAKTPFTKFYAHGEHNDREKYPILFYTFIAMTGLLVGTFAVFWVHTLLWMIRGFVENREKAAALEEGVILHHVPEGHKQYRRFRRVHVFMHLLVIISFLGLSLTGLPLKFSDQVWAKFLMDLYGGAPNAAAIHRICAGITFVYFSMALAMSIHFLFIRKDIKGNPIQRLFGPDSLCPNLRDISDVVGMVRWFFFKGPKPAFERWTYWEKFDFIAVFWGMFAIGGSGLMLWFPEFFGMFLPGWAFNVATIIHSDEALLATGFIFSVHFFNTHGRPEKFPMDFVIFNGQMSKHEFVEERGDQWARYEKEGITEKFAAKKSSGIFYDFCLKAFGFTALFIGITLLMLMVYAFMHPHH, encoded by the coding sequence ATGGTCCACGTCTTCACACGCCTCATCCCGCTGCTGCTGCTCCTACTGCTAACCCAGCCGGCGTTCGCCGCCCAAGGGCTGGCGATCGACCCGGCTACCTGCCTCGGCTGCCATGGAGATAAGATCTCCGCCGAGAAGATGGCTGTCTCGGTGCACGGCAAAAACGGCTGCACCAGCTGTCACGTCGAGATCGTCGAGCTCGCCAAGCACATGAAGGGCGAGATCAAGGTCGGCAAAGTCCAGTGCGTACGCTGCCACAAGAAGGAAGCTGCCGAGCACGCCCTCAGCGTGCACGCCGAGAAGGGTGTCCAGTGCGCCGGTTGCCACACCGACATGCACAGCCACACCTCCTGGAACAAGGACAAGCGCCGTGTGCTCGCCAAGTGCGTGCAGTGCCATTCCGACGAGAAGGGCTTCCTCACCTCGGTCCACGGCAAAGGGGTGCTCGCCGGGAACCAGGACTCCGCCGCTTGCAACGACTGCCACAACCTGCATGAGATCAAGGCGCTGGGCGACCCGAACTCCCACACCAACCGCGAATTCCACACCAAGGTCTGCCTCCGCTGCCATGCTGACGAGAAGCTGGTCGAGCGCAACCATATCTCCGAAGTTGCCGTGAAGAGCTACATGGAGAGCTACCACGGCAAGAACTACCGCCTCGGCTACCCGGAGAAGGTAGCGGGCTGCGCCGACTGCCACACGGCGCACGGCATCCTCCCCTCCAAGGATCCCAACTCCTCTGTCAACGAGAACAACCTGGTCAAGACCTGCTCCAAGTGCCACGACAAGGCGAAGACTCCGTTCACCAAGTTCTACGCACACGGCGAGCACAACGACCGTGAGAAGTACCCGATCCTCTTCTACACCTTCATCGCCATGACCGGCCTGCTGGTAGGCACCTTCGCCGTGTTCTGGGTTCACACCCTGCTCTGGATGATCCGCGGCTTCGTCGAGAACCGCGAGAAGGCTGCAGCACTTGAAGAAGGGGTCATCCTGCACCACGTACCCGAAGGGCACAAGCAGTACCGCCGCTTCAGGAGAGTCCATGTCTTCATGCACCTCCTGGTCATCATCTCCTTCCTGGGCCTGTCGCTGACCGGTCTGCCGCTCAAGTTCAGCGACCAGGTATGGGCTAAGTTCCTGATGGACCTCTACGGCGGGGCGCCCAACGCGGCGGCCATCCACAGGATTTGCGCGGGCATCACCTTCGTGTACTTCTCCATGGCGCTGGCCATGAGCATCCACTTCCTCTTCATCAGGAAGGACATCAAAGGCAACCCGATCCAGAGGCTCTTCGGACCTGACTCCCTCTGCCCGAACCTGCGCGACATAAGCGACGTCGTCGGCATGGTCCGCTGGTTCTTCTTCAAAGGGCCGAAACCGGCCTTCGAAAGGTGGACCTACTGGGAGAAATTCGACTTCATCGCGGTCTTCTGGGGTATGTTCGCCATCGGCGGCTCCGGCCTCATGCTCTGGTTCCCCGAGTTCTTCGGCATGTTCCTGCCGGGTTGGGCCTTCAACGTAGCGACCATCATCCACTCCGATGAGGCGCTCCTGGCGACCGGCTTCATCTTCTCGGTCCACTTCTTCAACACCCACGGGCGTCCGGAGAAGTTCCCGATGGACTTCGTCATCTTCAACGGCCAGATGTCCAAGCACGAGTTCGTCGAAGAGCGTGGCGATCAGTGGGCACGTTACGAGAAGGAAGGGATCACCGAGAAGTTCGCAGCCAAGAAGTCTTCCGGCATCTTCTACGACTTCTGCCTGAAAGCCTTCGGCTTCACGGCGCTCTTCATCGGCATCACGCTGCTGATGCTGATGGTCTACGCCTTCATGCATCCGCACCACTAA
- a CDS encoding GMP reductase — MFLESDVKLGFSDVLIRPKRSNLKSRSQVDLQRHFKFLHSKHEWTGVPVIAANMDTTGTFEVADRLAAHGMLTAVHKHYSIAEWDAYLANHDDDIYPRIMVSTGSSEADFEKVSAILGKHPKLEFICIDVANGYAESFVEFVAKMREAFAEKTIVAGNVVTGEMVEELLLSGADIVKVGIGPGSVCTTRVKAGVGYPQLSAVIECADAAHGLGGRIISDGGCTCPGDVAKAFGGGADFVMLGGMFAGHDECGGQLLERGGRQFKLFYGMSSTTAMDKHAGGVASYRASEGKTVEVPYRGPIDETVRDILGGVRSACTYVGASALKELTKRTTFIRVQEQENRIFG; from the coding sequence ATGTTCCTGGAAAGCGACGTGAAGCTAGGTTTCAGCGACGTGCTCATCAGGCCCAAAAGGTCCAACCTCAAGAGCCGCTCACAGGTGGATCTGCAGCGACACTTCAAGTTCCTGCACAGCAAGCACGAGTGGACCGGGGTGCCGGTAATCGCCGCCAACATGGACACAACCGGCACCTTTGAGGTCGCGGACCGGCTCGCCGCCCACGGCATGCTCACAGCAGTCCACAAGCACTATTCCATCGCCGAATGGGACGCCTACCTCGCCAACCACGACGATGACATCTACCCCCGCATCATGGTTAGCACCGGCTCCTCCGAAGCCGACTTCGAAAAGGTTTCGGCCATCCTGGGCAAGCACCCCAAGCTCGAATTCATCTGCATCGACGTCGCCAACGGCTACGCCGAGAGCTTCGTCGAGTTCGTGGCTAAGATGCGTGAGGCGTTCGCTGAAAAAACCATCGTGGCGGGAAACGTCGTTACCGGAGAGATGGTCGAGGAACTCCTTCTTTCCGGCGCCGACATCGTCAAGGTCGGCATCGGGCCAGGCTCGGTCTGCACCACCCGGGTCAAGGCGGGGGTGGGGTATCCGCAGCTCTCCGCGGTGATAGAATGCGCCGATGCGGCGCACGGGCTAGGGGGCAGAATCATCTCGGACGGAGGCTGCACCTGCCCGGGAGACGTCGCCAAGGCGTTCGGCGGCGGGGCCGATTTCGTCATGCTGGGGGGGATGTTCGCAGGCCACGACGAATGCGGTGGGCAGCTCCTCGAAAGGGGTGGAAGGCAGTTCAAGCTCTTCTACGGCATGAGCTCCACCACCGCCATGGACAAGCATGCAGGCGGGGTCGCCTCCTACCGCGCCTCTGAAGGAAAGACGGTGGAGGTCCCGTACCGGGGGCCCATCGACGAGACGGTGCGCGACATTCTTGGAGGTGTCCGCTCCGCCTGCACCTACGTAGGCGCCTCGGCTCTCAAGGAGCTCACCAAGCGGACCACCTTCATTAGGGTGCAGGAGCAGGAGAACAGAATCTTCGGGTAA
- a CDS encoding MFS transporter produces MHQQERLRRQRWFIFFILALVYIMVYFYRVSLAVVAKDVSRDLHLTPAQLGSLSSILFYVYAAAQIPLGPMIDRLGSRVVISGSGVLTAVGGILFSQAASIGQAMAGRVLIGIGTASVLMATFTIFSHWFTKQEFGKVSGMMVATGNLGNLAGTAPLALAVAAVGWRNSFLAAGVLQAVVTVLVFGLVRDRPPVADRQEEEVPVRLGMLEAWKKIVSNWDFWLLAAVAFSWYGNYLAVQGLWGGPYLMEVARLSREETGRMLMFTSLGFITGSLVIDQVARRILHSYKRTLLVGQVMLLLLMTSFLGLADSMPTGALSALFFALGLCVSSGVMIYPIIRSMFPVTIVGTALTSLNFFVLLGAASVQQGMGIVIGAVAKTTPEATAQAYHSAFQLPIGALAFAVAMFFFAKDYWEK; encoded by the coding sequence ATGCATCAACAGGAGCGGCTGCGCAGGCAGCGCTGGTTTATCTTCTTTATCCTGGCCCTGGTCTACATAATGGTGTACTTCTACCGCGTATCGCTCGCGGTGGTCGCCAAGGACGTCTCGCGCGACCTCCACCTCACCCCCGCCCAACTTGGGTCTCTTTCCAGCATCCTCTTCTACGTCTACGCCGCCGCGCAGATCCCGCTGGGCCCGATGATCGACCGGCTCGGGAGCCGGGTGGTCATCAGCGGCTCGGGCGTTCTTACCGCTGTCGGCGGCATACTGTTTTCCCAGGCGGCCAGCATAGGGCAGGCGATGGCCGGCCGCGTTCTCATCGGGATAGGGACCGCGTCGGTGCTGATGGCGACCTTCACCATTTTCAGCCACTGGTTCACCAAGCAGGAATTCGGGAAGGTCTCCGGCATGATGGTCGCGACGGGGAACCTCGGGAACCTGGCGGGAACGGCTCCCTTGGCACTGGCGGTCGCAGCGGTCGGCTGGCGCAACTCGTTTCTCGCGGCGGGGGTTCTGCAGGCGGTGGTCACGGTGCTGGTCTTCGGGCTGGTGCGCGACCGCCCCCCGGTCGCCGACCGACAGGAGGAGGAAGTGCCGGTCCGGCTGGGGATGCTGGAAGCATGGAAAAAGATAGTCTCCAACTGGGACTTCTGGCTTCTGGCTGCCGTGGCTTTTTCCTGGTACGGGAATTACCTGGCGGTGCAGGGGCTTTGGGGCGGCCCCTACCTGATGGAAGTTGCGCGGCTCTCCCGGGAGGAGACGGGAAGGATGCTGATGTTCACCTCTCTTGGGTTCATCACGGGGAGCCTCGTTATAGACCAGGTTGCGCGCAGGATTCTCCACTCCTACAAGAGGACCCTGCTTGTCGGGCAAGTGATGCTGCTATTGCTCATGACGAGCTTTCTGGGACTCGCCGACAGTATGCCCACGGGAGCGCTTTCGGCGCTGTTCTTCGCCCTGGGGCTCTGCGTCTCCAGCGGTGTGATGATCTACCCGATCATCCGCTCGATGTTCCCGGTAACCATAGTGGGGACGGCTCTCACTTCATTGAACTTCTTCGTGCTGTTGGGTGCCGCGTCGGTGCAGCAGGGGATGGGGATCGTGATCGGCGCGGTCGCCAAGACGACCCCGGAGGCGACGGCGCAGGCCTACCACTCGGCGTTCCAGCTTCCCATCGGAGCACTGGCGTTCGCCGTGGCCATGTTCTTCTTCGCCAAGGATTACTGGGAAAAGTAG
- a CDS encoding tRNA dihydrouridine synthase: protein MTMENPRNQAPQPNPAPTQPETSKLPWLPGVKPLMLAPMQGLTNRALRSLFTKWVRPDVVWTEFMRVNPVSAKKRLMPGDLREISASEDGIPLVVQLIGHGREALVSAAKAAQDAGAEHLNLNMGCPYGRMTSGLTGGGMLKKPELLEEIIPALREAIHGSFSIKLRAGYEDPQQVFSLLPLFERSGVDFLVLHPRTVRQAYNGWADHDVTAEVVCQTSIPVIANGDIRSAGAGLRLLEQSGAAGLMLGRGGIGEPMLFERLRGRACATPDLAERKTMLHRYLSDLLPLYCALFCGDAQVLGKIKGVVSNVEDAELERELKKLTRSKTLQAFRAALEDLAP, encoded by the coding sequence ATGACCATGGAAAACCCGCGCAACCAAGCCCCCCAGCCGAACCCTGCACCGACTCAGCCCGAAACCTCGAAGCTCCCCTGGCTTCCCGGGGTCAAACCGCTCATGCTCGCCCCCATGCAGGGTCTGACCAACCGTGCTCTCCGCTCGCTGTTCACCAAGTGGGTACGCCCGGACGTGGTCTGGACCGAATTCATGCGGGTGAACCCGGTGTCCGCGAAAAAGCGCCTCATGCCGGGCGACCTGCGGGAGATCAGCGCCAGCGAGGACGGGATTCCGCTTGTGGTGCAGCTTATCGGGCACGGGCGGGAGGCGCTGGTCTCCGCGGCTAAGGCAGCGCAGGACGCGGGCGCCGAGCACCTGAACCTGAACATGGGGTGCCCCTACGGCCGCATGACCAGCGGCCTCACAGGCGGCGGGATGCTGAAGAAGCCAGAACTCCTGGAAGAGATCATCCCCGCGCTGCGCGAGGCGATCCACGGCTCCTTCTCCATCAAGCTGCGCGCCGGTTACGAGGACCCGCAGCAGGTGTTCTCGCTTCTGCCGCTCTTCGAGAGATCCGGCGTCGACTTCCTGGTGCTCCATCCGCGCACCGTGCGCCAGGCCTACAACGGCTGGGCCGACCACGACGTGACTGCGGAGGTGGTATGCCAAACCTCGATCCCGGTCATCGCCAACGGCGACATCAGGAGTGCCGGGGCCGGGCTGCGCCTTTTGGAGCAGAGCGGGGCCGCCGGCCTCATGCTTGGCAGGGGGGGGATCGGCGAGCCGATGCTCTTCGAGCGGCTGCGTGGGCGCGCCTGTGCCACCCCGGATCTCGCCGAAAGAAAGACTATGCTCCACCGCTACCTTAGCGACCTGCTCCCCCTTTACTGCGCCCTTTTCTGCGGCGACGCCCAGGTACTTGGAAAGATCAAGGGGGTGGTCTCCAACGTCGAGGACGCAGAGCTGGAGCGGGAGCTGAAAAAGCTCACCAGGTCGAAGACCCTGCAAGCCTTCCGCGCCGCGCTCGAAGACCTCGCCCCGTAG
- a CDS encoding FKBP-type peptidyl-prolyl cis-trans isomerase: MATAKQGDKVLINYTGKLEDGSVFDTTIQEAGCCEDDNCGCDDDGCGCGETGPLEITIGNEDFFPQIEEALVGMAPGEKKTVVIPAEDAFGEYDEDEVFTISREQLTGEIVPEVGMELELTGDDDEPVEVVVVEVNEETITVDANHPLAGEDITYEIELLEIV, translated from the coding sequence ATGGCAACTGCAAAACAGGGCGACAAGGTACTTATCAATTACACCGGCAAGCTGGAGGACGGGTCCGTTTTCGATACCACCATCCAGGAAGCTGGCTGCTGCGAAGACGACAACTGCGGCTGCGACGACGACGGCTGCGGCTGCGGCGAGACCGGCCCGCTGGAAATCACCATCGGCAACGAAGACTTCTTCCCGCAGATCGAAGAGGCGCTGGTAGGGATGGCACCGGGCGAGAAGAAAACCGTGGTGATCCCGGCCGAGGACGCCTTCGGCGAGTACGACGAGGACGAGGTCTTCACCATCAGCCGTGAGCAGCTGACCGGCGAGATCGTGCCGGAAGTCGGCATGGAGCTGGAGCTCACCGGCGACGACGACGAGCCGGTGGAGGTCGTCGTGGTCGAGGTCAACGAAGAAACCATCACCGTCGACGCCAACCATCCGTTGGCCGGCGAAGACATCACCTACGAAATCGAGCTCCTCGAGATCGTGTAA
- a CDS encoding MerR family transcriptional regulator — protein MEEKHEKKRKVTVEEWTSRFRSIGLDDEQMGHWHTLFERENPTGHQSFLEWLGLPEERIAQVRRKSAESKK, from the coding sequence ATGGAAGAAAAGCATGAAAAGAAGCGGAAAGTGACCGTGGAGGAATGGACCTCGAGGTTCAGGTCCATAGGGCTCGACGACGAACAGATGGGGCACTGGCACACCCTTTTCGAGCGGGAGAACCCGACCGGCCACCAGAGCTTCCTGGAGTGGCTGGGGCTTCCCGAAGAGCGGATCGCCCAGGTGCGCAGGAAGTCGGCGGAATCGAAGAAGTAG
- a CDS encoding YceH family protein, which translates to MDATLDGTELRVLGSLIEKELTTPEYYPLSLNALVNACNQKSNRDPVLSLDESQVTRALETLRFKQYALVSGSGGRVAKYRHALVEKFRFSPAELAVLCELLLRGPQTVGELRGRGERMHKFADLSEVESVLEDLAERTPSLVAKLPLQPGRKEPRYCQLFSGEPDLSELAAQLDVRGAGADAEKIARLEQELSELRAEVASLRETVAEFRKSFE; encoded by the coding sequence ATGGACGCGACGCTAGACGGCACCGAACTGCGGGTGCTGGGCTCTTTGATCGAGAAGGAACTCACCACTCCCGAGTATTACCCGCTTTCCCTCAACGCCCTGGTGAACGCCTGCAACCAGAAGTCGAACCGCGACCCTGTGCTGAGCCTGGACGAGTCCCAGGTGACCCGCGCGCTCGAGACGCTGCGGTTCAAGCAGTACGCGCTGGTTTCGGGGAGCGGCGGCCGGGTGGCGAAGTACCGTCACGCCCTGGTCGAGAAGTTCCGCTTCTCCCCGGCAGAGCTGGCCGTTCTCTGCGAGCTGTTGCTGCGCGGGCCTCAGACGGTGGGCGAGCTCAGGGGGCGGGGGGAGCGGATGCACAAGTTCGCGGACCTCTCCGAGGTGGAATCGGTACTGGAAGACCTGGCGGAGCGGACCCCTTCCCTGGTGGCGAAGCTGCCGCTGCAGCCAGGGCGCAAGGAGCCGCGCTACTGCCAGCTCTTCAGCGGCGAGCCTGACCTCTCGGAGCTTGCGGCGCAGCTCGACGTGCGCGGCGCAGGCGCCGACGCCGAGAAGATAGCGCGGCTCGAGCAGGAGCTCTCGGAGCTGCGCGCGGAGGTGGCTTCCCTGCGGGAGACCGTCGCGGAATTCAGAAAATCTTTCGAGTAG
- a CDS encoding DUF2288 domain-containing protein, producing MSATKEELATKIDTTDWMSLRAHLERGGVIIVDHMLDLAEVAAAVANDEVKTVERWLLSGVLSKPSAEQIKAWDANSGKSFLCLIVSPYVLAQEERPAKG from the coding sequence ATGTCTGCAACCAAGGAAGAACTCGCCACGAAGATCGACACCACGGACTGGATGTCGCTGAGGGCGCACCTGGAAAGAGGCGGGGTCATCATCGTCGACCACATGCTGGATCTGGCCGAGGTCGCAGCCGCGGTGGCGAACGACGAGGTCAAGACGGTGGAGCGCTGGCTCTTGTCGGGAGTCCTCTCCAAGCCGTCCGCGGAGCAGATAAAGGCCTGGGATGCCAACAGCGGCAAGAGCTTTCTCTGCCTGATCGTCTCCCCCTACGTGCTGGCCCAGGAAGAGCGCCCCGCCAAGGGGTGA
- a CDS encoding DUF1847 domain-containing protein: MDKEQAAEVTCSRCSAVWQKSGTTNCWSGDPNTAPPRPGNCPAGSYPAIVAESAEMMQGAGDDAKMAFVAARVEGLCYQPIPGSDAVNARWTRVEDTIAFAKLMGYQRIGIATCIGLLEESDRLAAILKAQGFTPLSVCCKAGSLDKKEFGLAESDKVRPGTFEPACNPIAQARICNDMKTDMNVIVGLCVGHDMLFNKHSEAPVTTLVVKDRVTGHNPAAVLYGQNFYYKRLQKGPMVVE; this comes from the coding sequence ATGGATAAGGAGCAAGCTGCGGAAGTAACCTGTTCACGTTGCAGCGCCGTCTGGCAGAAAAGCGGTACCACCAACTGCTGGAGCGGCGATCCCAACACCGCCCCTCCGCGCCCCGGCAACTGCCCGGCGGGGAGCTACCCGGCAATAGTGGCGGAATCGGCAGAGATGATGCAGGGAGCGGGCGACGACGCGAAGATGGCCTTCGTCGCCGCCCGGGTGGAAGGGCTCTGCTACCAGCCCATACCCGGCAGCGATGCGGTCAACGCCCGCTGGACCCGCGTCGAGGACACCATCGCCTTCGCGAAACTTATGGGATACCAGCGCATCGGCATAGCCACCTGCATCGGCCTTCTGGAGGAGAGCGACCGGCTGGCAGCCATCCTCAAGGCGCAGGGGTTCACGCCGCTGAGCGTCTGCTGCAAGGCGGGGAGCCTGGACAAGAAGGAGTTCGGGCTGGCGGAAAGCGACAAGGTTAGGCCCGGGACCTTCGAGCCCGCCTGCAACCCGATCGCCCAGGCGCGCATCTGCAACGACATGAAGACCGACATGAACGTCATCGTGGGGCTTTGCGTCGGGCACGACATGCTGTTCAACAAGCATTCAGAAGCGCCGGTCACGACGCTTGTGGTGAAGGACCGGGTCACCGGCCATAACCCGGCAGCCGTCCTCTACGGCCAGAATTTCTACTATAAGCGGCTGCAGAAGGGGCCCATGGTGGTGGAATGA
- the thpR gene encoding RNA 2',3'-cyclic phosphodiesterase, translating to MPRLFVAIDLPEEIKASLSQLSCAVPGARWVSPSEIHLTLRFIGDVEPQTVAKIKKALSGIQFTSFHLRVAGVGHFPPRGLPRVLWLGLEPRPELMELQQRIESALLQAGVPPEERPFSPHITLARLKATPPAAVASFESLHRALDYPPFPVREYILYSSVLTPKGAIHRKEEIYRCSGEAASPSR from the coding sequence TTGCCAAGGCTCTTCGTCGCCATCGATCTGCCAGAGGAAATAAAAGCCTCTCTGTCACAGCTCTCCTGCGCTGTACCGGGCGCCAGGTGGGTCTCTCCTTCGGAAATCCACCTCACCCTGCGCTTCATAGGGGACGTGGAGCCCCAGACAGTTGCGAAGATCAAGAAGGCCCTGTCCGGGATCCAGTTCACCTCTTTTCACCTGCGGGTCGCCGGGGTCGGCCACTTCCCCCCGCGTGGGCTCCCCCGCGTGCTCTGGCTGGGGCTGGAGCCGCGCCCGGAACTGATGGAGCTGCAGCAGCGGATCGAAAGCGCGCTGCTGCAGGCAGGGGTCCCGCCGGAGGAGCGCCCGTTCTCCCCGCACATAACGCTGGCCCGCCTGAAGGCGACCCCGCCCGCCGCGGTCGCCTCCTTCGAGTCGCTGCACCGCGCGCTCGACTACCCCCCTTTCCCGGTAAGGGAGTACATCCTTTATTCCAGCGTCCTTACACCAAAAGGCGCGATTCACCGCAAGGAAGAGATCTACCGCTGCAGCGGGGAAGCCGCCTCGCCGTCAAGGTGA